The Oryza glaberrima chromosome 9, OglaRS2, whole genome shotgun sequence genome includes a window with the following:
- the LOC127785056 gene encoding transcription factor TB1-like, protein MLPYFPNLHHFCISQEAQPPPPPNPTTTMQQQLDQQQQQQQQHQYDHFFSGHGQFNSETLEAVLCRPPRGAAADPAVPAAAAAAVLTAARNGGGGHGRARKRPFRTDRHSKIRTAQGVRDRRMRLSLDVARDFFALQDRLGFDKASKTVDWLLTQSKPAIDRLAADPSSSSHRAAGDTRMSSAERGGDHHMVAVGAAGSGKGDADKARGPRGGRSAPMELGCELGRLVPAPVLGEYYYELAEMMSNNIGGEGDDDGDYDDDGDFLDGMQY, encoded by the coding sequence ATGTTGCCTTACTTTCCTAACCTTCACCATTTCTGCATCTCCCAAGAAgcccagccgccaccgcctccaaaCCCTACGACCaccatgcagcagcagctggatcagcagcagcagcagcagcagcagcatcagtaCGACCACTTCTTCTCCGGCCACGGCCAGTTCAACTCCGAGACGCTGGAGGCCGTGCTCTGCaggccgccgcgcggcgccgccgcggatccTGCtgttccggcggcggcggcggcggctgttctGACGGCGGCAAgaaacggtggcggcggccatggcagggCGAGGAAGCGGCCGTTCAGGACGGACCGGCACAGCAAGATCCGGACGGCGCAGGGGGTGCGCGACCGCCGGATGCGGCTGTCGCTCGACGTCGCGCGCGACTTCTTCGCGCTGCAGGACCGCCTCGGCTTCGACAAGGCCAGCAAGACGGTGGACTGGCTGCTCACCCAGTCCAAGCCGGCCAtcgaccgcctcgccgccgacccctcctcctcctcccaccgcgccgccggcgacacccGCATGTCGtcggcggagcgcggcggcgatcaCCACATGGTCGcggtcggcgccgccggatcaGGGAAAGGAGACGCGGACAAGGCGAGGGGCCCCAGAGGTGGTAGATCGGCGCCCATGGAGCTCGGCTGCGAGCTCGGCCGCCTCGTGCCGGCGCCGGTGCTCGGCGAGTACTACTACGAGCTCGCCGAGATGATGAGCAACAACAtcggaggagaaggagacgacgacggtgacTACGACGATGACGGCGATTTCTTGGACGGTATGCAATATTAG